A single Vigna radiata var. radiata cultivar VC1973A chromosome 8, Vradiata_ver6, whole genome shotgun sequence DNA region contains:
- the LOC106771222 gene encoding uncharacterized protein LOC106771222 produces the protein MSYLNRVWMAATVAVAQGHTDPGYKCKTALNSIHHNRSRLFSGGALSDLRPLSGVVGTDGAGAVAGSSDVEKRVTQADESLRKVMYLSCWGQG, from the coding sequence atGAGTTACTTGAACCGTGTTTGGATGGCGGCCACCGTGGCTGTGGCGCAGGGTCACACCGATCCTGGCTACAAGTGCAAGACGGCGCTCAATTCCATCCACCACAACCGCAGCCGCCTCTTCTCAGGCGGGGCTCTGTCGGATCTTCGCCCCTTGTCCGGCGTCGTGGGAACCGATGGCGCCGGCGCTGTGGCGGGGAGCTCTGACGTGGAGAAAAGGGTGACTCAAGCGGACGAGTCTCTGAGGAAAGTGATGTACTTGAGTTGCTGGGGTCAGGGCTAA